The genomic window GTGTGAGTCTTGTACCAGTGTTTTCTTCATATTGTGTTAGCCTTGTAGTCTCTTTCAAGGCTGCTGTGTAAGTGTATGTGTTGCAGGCCACAGTGTCTGATTGCGGTGGCGACAGCCCTGTGAAAACAATCCCGCTTTGTGACAAAGCCACACTAATCCCACTGTGTGAAACATGTAAAACAGGCCCtcctacactgtgtgtgtgtgtaacagaaaatgagtgtgtatgtttgtgtgtatgtaattTACTCCTACAGAATGTGTCCATaagttcatgtgtgtgtgtgtgtgtgtgtgtgtgtgtgtgtgtgtgtgtgtgtgtgtgtgtgtgtgtgtgtgtgtgtgtgtgtgtgtgtgtgtgtgtgtgtgtgtgtgtgtgtgtgtgtgtgtgtgtgtgtgtaaagatgtAAAATGTCCCGCCCACTGAGTTATGTGGGCACTGATGTCTGTGTGGGTTATCCATGGAATTCTGAGCAGTGAAACCACTGTGGAGTTATTTGGAATGATTAAGAGGGACAGTTAAGTCAAACTCTGGACTAAGGCTGCCGTTATTATCCCATTTTGGAACATGGAAGTGGGAAACATAATGAGTTcataaagagagagatagtgagagagagaaagatagagagaaagacagagaaagatagagagagggagagagcaatagggagatagagagaaagaaagaggtggatagaaagagagagggagaaaaaagagcCAAAGAAAGGAGAATGTGTGTCTTTGTTGTCTCCAGTTTTGTGTAAAGAAGTTTAATTATGATTTCATTTTGATTTACAATGTGGTGGTTGTAGTATAGTTTTGGTTGGATTCTTTTCCAGTGATGCTTTGCACAGCAATCCCACTGAATACCTTCTATCCTAACGTGGCTTAACTTTCTTCCACTCCCGTTCTGCCCCAATTGAACATCTGATACTGACAAATCTCGAGCTTCAATACCCCTGTATAGATATTCTATATGAATACACCCTGTGTGTAAATATTCTTTatgaatatacagtgtgtgtagaTATTCTGTATGAATATACCCTGTGTGTAGATATCCTATATGAATATACCCTGTGTGTAGATATTCTATatgaatatacagtgtgtgtagaTATTCTATATGAATATACCCTGTGTGTAGATATTCTATATGAATATACCCTGTGTGTAGATATTCTATATGAATATACCCTGTGTGTCGATATTCTATatgaatatacagtgtgtgtagaTATTCTATATGAATATACCCTGTGTGTAGATATTCTATATGAATATACCCTGTGTGTCGATATTCTATATGAATATACCCTGTGTGTCGATATTCTATATGAATATACCCTGTGTGTCGATATTCTATATGAATATACCCTGTGTGTAGATATTCTATATGAATATACCGTGTGTCGATATTCTATATGAATATACCCTGTGTGTCGATATTCTATATGAATGTGTGCAGATATTCTGTTTGTACCAAAACTGCCCTAACTGACCCTCTTTCTTCCCTCCTTTCTATAATTCCCTTCACCTTCTTTCTCCTCTTCATCCCCATCTGCCCTCCCTGCTATCATCCTTCATTCTTTATTCTCCCTCACTGCTCCCTCCCTTTTCACCCCCTCatgtttccccctctcctccttttgtCCTCTCACCCCTCCAACctctttctcccatctctctgccTTCATCTACTTTTTGTCTgtcctcatctccccctctctctccacagttcACATCCAGACGTGTCGTGCTCTTATGGTGGTGTCCGTGCTGCTGGGCTTCATAGGAATGATAGTGAGTGTGGTGGGGATGAAGTGCACTAAGGTGGGCGACAACAACCCCATCTCCAAGGGACGCATAGCTGTGTCTGGAGGAGCCCTCTTCCTGCTCGCAGGTGAGATTTCTGCAAGGTGACCATCATGTGACTGTCATGTGATTAAAGAAACAAACACAATTCTGGGGCAAGTAAAAAATCTCCAAGGATGACAGCTGGAGAATTGCAGATGTTAGTTGGGTCTTGGGGTCAGAAAGTCTCCAAAACTACAATCAGACGCCACCTACATAACCACAAGTTGTTTGGGAAGGTTGCCATAAAATATCCTTTGCTGTCATCAAACAACAACCTCAAGCGCCTACAGTTTGCCAAACGTTACTGGAACTTTCAATGGGACCGGGTTcgatggtcagatgagaccaaaatagaggtTTTTGGAAACAAACACCAGAGGTGTGTTTGGCGTATACAGACAGATAGCCATAcagaaaagtacctcatccccgctgtgaagtatggtggtggatctttgatgttgtggggctgtttttcttgcGAAGGCCCTGGACAACTTGTTAGGGTACATGGTGTCATGGACTCCATCAAGTACCAGCAGATATGAAATCAAAACCTCTGCTAGGAAGCTTAAACTGGGCCGTGGttggatcttccagcaggacaatgatccaaagcacaccttaaaatcaatacaaaaaTGGTTCACTGACCACAGAATCAAGGTTTTGCCATGGCCATCCCAGCCCCCTGACTTAAACCCCATAGAAAACATGTGGGAAGagctgaaggatctggagagattctgtatggaggaatgttcTCAGATCCCTttcaatgtgttctccaacctcGTTAGACATTACAGGAGAAGACTCAGagctgttatcttggcaaagggaggttgcacaaagtattgaatgaaggggtgccaataattgtggcacacatatatttgagaaaaatatttgttttatgatAAGAACATATTATTTCCGGCAATTGTTTTACTTCAATTGAAGGTTagatttttgtgaatattttgaatgaaagaccaaGAGGATGAACAATACTGAATTTTCTTTCACCGCCCGTTTTGCTCATAtttaccaagggtgccaatattagtgGAGGGCACTGTAAACTCCTTTACAACTTAAAAGGCTATTAGAAAATGTATACAGGCAAAGTACCACTATTCAAATTTAAGGTTCAGGCACTACAGTGATTTGTAATCTCAATTACAGGTAACTgcccaaataaaggaaacacctgagtaaatgagggatattatatatatatacactgctcaaaaaaataaagggaacactaaaataacacatcctagatctgaatgaatgaaataatcttattaaatatttttttctttacatagttgaatgtgctgacaacaaaatcacacaaaaataatcaatagaaatccaatttatcaacccatggaggtctggatttggagtcacactcaaaattaaagtggaaaaccacactacaggctgatccaactttgatgtaatgtccttaaaacaagtcaaaattaggctcagtagtgtgtgtggcctccgcgtgcctgtatgacctccctacaatgcctgggcatgctcctgatgaggtggcggatggtctcctgagggatctcctcccagacctggactaaagcatccgccaactcctggacagtctgtggtgcaacgtggcgttggtggatggagcgagacatgatgtcccagatgtgctcaattggattcaggtctggggaacgggcgggccagtccatagcatcaatgccttcatcatgcaggaactgctgacacactccagccacatgaggtctagcattgtcttgcattggaggaacccagggccaaccgcaccagcatatggtctcacaaggggtctgaggatctaatggcagtcaggctacctctggcgagcacatggagggctgtgcggccccccatagaaatgccaccccacaccatgactgacccaccgccaaactggtcatgctggaggatgttgcaggcagcagaacgttctccacggcgtctccagactctgtcacatctgtcacgtgctcagtgtgaacctgctttcatccgtgaagagcacagggcgccagtggcgaatttgccaatcttggtgttctctggcaaatgccaaacgtcctgcacggtgttgggctgtaagcacaacccccacctgtggacgtcgggccctcataccaccctcatggagtgtttctgaccgtttgagcatacacatgcacatttgtggcctactggaggtcattttgcagggctctggcagtgctcctcctgctcctccttgcacaaaggcagaggtagtggtcctgctgctgggttgttgccctcctacggcctcctccacgtctcctgatgtactggcctgtctcctggtagcgcctccatgctctggacactacgctgacagacacagcaaaccttcttgccacagctcgcattgatgtgccatcctggatgagctgcactacctgagccacttgtgtgggttgtagactctcatgctaccactagagtgaaagcaccgccagcattcaaaagtgaccaaaacatcagccaggaagcataggaactgagaagtggtctgtggtcaccacctgcagaaccactcctttattgggggtgtcttgcttattgcctattatttccacctgttgtctattccatttgcacaacagcatgtgaaatgtattgtcaatcagtgttgcttcctaagtggacagtttgatttcacagaagtgtgattgacttggagttacattgtgttgtttaagtgttccctttatttttttgagcagtgtatatataaaaagtatattgaaagcagatgcttccacacaggtatggatcctgagttaattaagcagttAACATCTCAACATGCTTGGggccatgtataaaaatgcccagttgcccaatATTTTTGCTACCATGGCCAGAAGAAGAGATCGTATTGACTTTGAAAAAGGGGTTTCAATGGAGCGTagagggtgtgggtgtgggtgtgtctcggtcaccagatctcaacccaattgaacacttatgggagattctggagtgacGCCTGAGACGCCTGAGACAATGTTTTCCACCATCATCAACAagacaccaaattatggaatttatcatggagaatggtgtcgcatccctacAACTAAGTTCAGGAAacatgtagaatctatgccaaggcgcattgaagctgttctggctcgtggtggtccaacaccctattaaaacacttcatgttggtgtttcctttagtTTTGGCAGTTACCAGTAGGTTGTTATCTCTCTATATTCAGTGGTGTTTATTCTTTTACTGTTGGAGTATATTCATTTCTTGCATTCCTCTGACAAAATTCTCTCACCAGGGGCTTTCTGGGTAATTAGGATCCCAGCTGTAAACAGGAATGGTGATTTTGGACAGATAAGCTCCGCTGACCTCAGAGACAACTATGAGattgagagagatagaaaaacaACCTCAGAGTCATTACACAGAGTGTTTcactgctatgtgtgtgtgtgtgtgcttccatgTGTGTGTCCTCAGTGTCATAATTTGATGTTGTccccccatcctccctctctccctctccctgtctctgcagGTCTGTGCACGATGGTGTCTGTGTCCTGGTACGCCACTCAGGTGTCCTATCAGTTCTTCAACCCAAACACGCCAATCAATGCCAGGTAACCCTATCACACTGGTCACACACTGTATCTACCACTCAGTTAATCTCTGATTCAGATATCATGTCTATAACATTGTAAAGACCGATATTGAAGAGACATTTGACAATTTCCGCTACAGGTATGAGTTTGGGTCTGCCCTGTTCGTGGGATGGGCGGCGGCTAGCTTGACTGTTTTGGGCGGATCCTTCCTGTGTTGTTCCTGCTCCAATGAGGAGAGGCGAGGGCAGCAGTACTACCGCCAATCACAACCATCCACAGCCAGGGAGTACGTGTAAACCCCGCACACCTCCCAGCAGCCACACAAACAGAGAGCAGAGGCCACTCTTTGCtcctcaccctttttccttttACTCATACGTAAAGCTTAcaaacacttgcacacacacgcacacagtctcCACCAACTATCCTTTGGATTTCAG from Salmo trutta chromosome 16, fSalTru1.1, whole genome shotgun sequence includes these protein-coding regions:
- the LOC115150641 gene encoding claudin-19 isoform X1: MANSGFQLLGYFLALGGWIGIISTTVLPQWKQSSYAGDAIITAVGLYEGLWMSCASQSTGQVQCKVFDSMLSLDVHIQTCRALMVVSVLLGFIGMIVSVVGMKCTKVGDNNPISKGRIAVSGGALFLLAGLCTMVSVSWYATQVSYQFFNPNTPINARYEFGSALFVGWAAASLTVLGGSFLCCSCSNEERRGQQYYRQSQPSTAREPNVKSSPPEKKEEYL
- the LOC115150641 gene encoding claudin-19 isoform X2 gives rise to the protein MANSGFQLLGYFLALGGWIGIISTTVLPQWKQSSYAGDAIITAVGLYEGLWMSCASQSTGQVQCKVFDSMLSLDVHIQTCRALMVVSVLLGFIGMIVSVVGMKCTKVGDNNPISKGRIAVSGGALFLLAGLCTMVSVSWYATQVSYQFFNPNTPINARYEFGSALFVGWAAASLTVLGGSFLCCSCSNEERRGQQYYRQSQPSTAREAELLSETSFPD